A single region of the Vicia villosa cultivar HV-30 ecotype Madison, WI linkage group LG4, Vvil1.0, whole genome shotgun sequence genome encodes:
- the LOC131600487 gene encoding two-component response regulator ARR12-like isoform X2 translates to MKMTLVGDEHKKNEKFPIGMRVLAVDDDRTCLMILKKLLLKCQYHVTTAENAIDALNLLRENKKNFDLVISNVHMPDMDGFKLLELIGLEMDLPVIMFSANDDPKMVMKGITHGACDYLLKPVRLKEVQIIWQHVIRKKKSKRSNSDSVNGVDSAVTGSSDKNVRPPRKRKDKKEEEEEEEENEDDDDDDEDPSAQKKARVVWDAELHRMFVSAVNQLGIDKAVPKKILDLMNVEKLTRENVASHLQKYRLYLKKISCEENQQANMAAALGGSADTSYFRMNSLNGVGGHLPTMNGGSTQFHNNPFRPFQSNGMSNNRLNTPANVNSHGSYQPAITRANPNDIQRTPIPPVGLDQLQHNRGINISPINNITIKFPDYRPKVPSSVLDISNNPMMMESNSFSFPSLEKRRFNDVWSSNMQLPGVTSNAPFQGWDNNHNNNNHEGNYHSNHVIGSSVIPAVEQEENLDYNYCDSLHMRDNRIPDLPEGSSMREHQVYMMNQLKSQNNGISKNIGSLEDVVNDMVKQKQLYAKFSGGTSM, encoded by the exons ATg AAAATGACTTTGGTGGGGGATGAACATAAGaagaatgaaaagtttcctaTTGGAATGAGAGTTCTTGCTGTTGATGATGACAGAACATGTCtcatgattttgaagaaacttctCCTTAAGTGTCAATATCATG TAACTACGGCTGAAAATGCGATAGACGCGCTGAATTTGTTGAGAGAAAACAAAAAGAATTTCGACTTAGTAATCAGTAATGTTCATATGCCAGATATGGATGGATTTAAGCTTCTTGAGCTTATTGGACTTGAGATGGATTTACCTGTCATAA TGTTTTCTGCGAATGATGATCCGAAGATGGTGATGAAAGGGATTACTCATGGTGCTTGTGATTATCTGCTGAAACCTGTTAGATTGAAAGAGGTGCAAATTATTTGGCAGCATGTGATTAGGAAGAAGAAAAGTAAAAGAAGCAATTCGGATAGCGTAAATGGAGTAGATTCGGCTGTGACAGGAAGTTCGGATAAAAATGTAAGGCCGCCTAgaaaaagaaaggataagaaggaagaggaggaggaggaggaggagaatgaagatgatgatgatgacgatgaggATCCATCGGCGCAGAAGAAGGCTCGAGTTGTTTGGGATGCTGAATTGCACCGCATGTTTGTTTCAGCTGTTAATCAATTAGGCATCGACA AGGCTGTGCCGAAAAAGATTCTTGATTTGATGAATGTTGAAAAGCTTACAAGGGAGAATGTGGCCAGCCATCTCCAG AAATATAGACTCTATCTGAAAAAAATTAGTTGCGAGGAAAACCAACAAGCTAATATGGCAGCAGCCTTAGGAGGTTCTGCAGATACATCCTATTTCAGAATGAATTCTCTCAATGGAGTTGGAGGACATTTGCCAACAATGAACGGCGGCTCTACGCAGTTTCACAACAATCCTTTCAGACCCTTTCAATCTAATGGTATGAGTAACAACAGACTGAACACACCTGCTAATGTCAATAGTCACGGATCATACCAACCGGCCATAACTCGCGCCAATCCAAACGATATTCAAAGAACTCCAATTCCTCCTGTAGGGCTTGATCAATTGCAACACAATAGAGGTATTAACATTAGTCCTATTAACAACATAACCATTAAATTTCCAGATTATAGACCAAAAGTACCTTCTTCGGTTTTGGATATCTCAAACAATCCAATGATGATGGAATCAAACTCTTTTTCTTTCCCTTCACTTGAGAAAAGAAGATTCAATGATGTTTGGTCAAGCAATATGCAATTACCTGGAGTTACTAGTAATGCGCCATTTCAAGGTTGGGATAATAACCATAATAACAATAATCATGAAGGAAATTACCATTCTAATCATGTGATTGGTTCTTCTGTGATTCCTGCTGTTGAACAAGAAGAAAACTTGGACTACAATTATTGTGATTCCTTACATATGAGAGATAATCGCATCCCGGATTTACCTGAAGGGTCGTCGATGAGAGAACATCAAGTATATATGATGAACCAGCTGAAGTCACAAAACAATGGAATCTCTAAGAATATTGGTTCACTCGAAGACGTCGTCAATGACATGGTTAAACAG AAACAATTATATGCCAAGTTCTCTGGTGGGACATCAATGTGA
- the LOC131600487 gene encoding two-component response regulator ARR12-like isoform X1, whose translation MQKMTLVGDEHKKNEKFPIGMRVLAVDDDRTCLMILKKLLLKCQYHVTTAENAIDALNLLRENKKNFDLVISNVHMPDMDGFKLLELIGLEMDLPVIMFSANDDPKMVMKGITHGACDYLLKPVRLKEVQIIWQHVIRKKKSKRSNSDSVNGVDSAVTGSSDKNVRPPRKRKDKKEEEEEEEENEDDDDDDEDPSAQKKARVVWDAELHRMFVSAVNQLGIDKAVPKKILDLMNVEKLTRENVASHLQKYRLYLKKISCEENQQANMAAALGGSADTSYFRMNSLNGVGGHLPTMNGGSTQFHNNPFRPFQSNGMSNNRLNTPANVNSHGSYQPAITRANPNDIQRTPIPPVGLDQLQHNRGINISPINNITIKFPDYRPKVPSSVLDISNNPMMMESNSFSFPSLEKRRFNDVWSSNMQLPGVTSNAPFQGWDNNHNNNNHEGNYHSNHVIGSSVIPAVEQEENLDYNYCDSLHMRDNRIPDLPEGSSMREHQVYMMNQLKSQNNGISKNIGSLEDVVNDMVKQKQLYAKFSGGTSM comes from the exons ATg CAGAAAATGACTTTGGTGGGGGATGAACATAAGaagaatgaaaagtttcctaTTGGAATGAGAGTTCTTGCTGTTGATGATGACAGAACATGTCtcatgattttgaagaaacttctCCTTAAGTGTCAATATCATG TAACTACGGCTGAAAATGCGATAGACGCGCTGAATTTGTTGAGAGAAAACAAAAAGAATTTCGACTTAGTAATCAGTAATGTTCATATGCCAGATATGGATGGATTTAAGCTTCTTGAGCTTATTGGACTTGAGATGGATTTACCTGTCATAA TGTTTTCTGCGAATGATGATCCGAAGATGGTGATGAAAGGGATTACTCATGGTGCTTGTGATTATCTGCTGAAACCTGTTAGATTGAAAGAGGTGCAAATTATTTGGCAGCATGTGATTAGGAAGAAGAAAAGTAAAAGAAGCAATTCGGATAGCGTAAATGGAGTAGATTCGGCTGTGACAGGAAGTTCGGATAAAAATGTAAGGCCGCCTAgaaaaagaaaggataagaaggaagaggaggaggaggaggaggagaatgaagatgatgatgatgacgatgaggATCCATCGGCGCAGAAGAAGGCTCGAGTTGTTTGGGATGCTGAATTGCACCGCATGTTTGTTTCAGCTGTTAATCAATTAGGCATCGACA AGGCTGTGCCGAAAAAGATTCTTGATTTGATGAATGTTGAAAAGCTTACAAGGGAGAATGTGGCCAGCCATCTCCAG AAATATAGACTCTATCTGAAAAAAATTAGTTGCGAGGAAAACCAACAAGCTAATATGGCAGCAGCCTTAGGAGGTTCTGCAGATACATCCTATTTCAGAATGAATTCTCTCAATGGAGTTGGAGGACATTTGCCAACAATGAACGGCGGCTCTACGCAGTTTCACAACAATCCTTTCAGACCCTTTCAATCTAATGGTATGAGTAACAACAGACTGAACACACCTGCTAATGTCAATAGTCACGGATCATACCAACCGGCCATAACTCGCGCCAATCCAAACGATATTCAAAGAACTCCAATTCCTCCTGTAGGGCTTGATCAATTGCAACACAATAGAGGTATTAACATTAGTCCTATTAACAACATAACCATTAAATTTCCAGATTATAGACCAAAAGTACCTTCTTCGGTTTTGGATATCTCAAACAATCCAATGATGATGGAATCAAACTCTTTTTCTTTCCCTTCACTTGAGAAAAGAAGATTCAATGATGTTTGGTCAAGCAATATGCAATTACCTGGAGTTACTAGTAATGCGCCATTTCAAGGTTGGGATAATAACCATAATAACAATAATCATGAAGGAAATTACCATTCTAATCATGTGATTGGTTCTTCTGTGATTCCTGCTGTTGAACAAGAAGAAAACTTGGACTACAATTATTGTGATTCCTTACATATGAGAGATAATCGCATCCCGGATTTACCTGAAGGGTCGTCGATGAGAGAACATCAAGTATATATGATGAACCAGCTGAAGTCACAAAACAATGGAATCTCTAAGAATATTGGTTCACTCGAAGACGTCGTCAATGACATGGTTAAACAG AAACAATTATATGCCAAGTTCTCTGGTGGGACATCAATGTGA